The Streptomyces achromogenes genome window below encodes:
- the mctP gene encoding monocarboxylate uptake permease MctP: MKDGVNGVALAVFIFFFLAVTVMGFLAARWRKAENEHSLDEWGLGGRSFGTWVTWFLLGGDLYTAYTFVAVPAAIYAAGAAGFFAVPYTILVYPLIFTFLPRLWSVSHKHGYVTTSDFVRGRFGSKGLSLAVAVTGILATMPYIALQLVGIQAVLDVMGVGGGENTNWFVKDLPLLIAFGVLAAYTYSSGLRAPALIAFVKDTLIYIVIAVAIIYIPIKLGGFDDIFAKAGEAFSQTNPATGKPRGALTPAEPGQWTYATLALGSALALFMYPHSITATLSSRSRDVIRRNTTILPLYSLMLGLLALLGFMAIAAGVKVTNGQLAIPQLFEDMFPSWFAGVAFAAIGIGALVPAAIMSIAAANLFTRNIYKDFIKPDATPKEETRVSKLVSLLVKVGALVFVLTMDKTVAINFQLLGGIWILQTFPALVGGLFTRWFHRWALLAGWAVGMLYGTFAAYGVASPTQKHFGGSAKEIPGIGEIGYIGLTAFVLNVVVTVVLTFVLKAAKAPDGVDETKPSDYTADAGDPGVAVELPPATAGTAH; the protein is encoded by the coding sequence GTGAAGGACGGCGTGAACGGCGTGGCGCTCGCCGTCTTCATCTTCTTCTTCCTGGCCGTCACGGTCATGGGCTTCCTGGCCGCGCGCTGGCGCAAGGCCGAGAACGAGCACAGCCTCGACGAATGGGGCCTGGGCGGCCGGTCGTTCGGCACCTGGGTCACCTGGTTCCTGCTCGGCGGCGACCTGTACACCGCGTACACCTTCGTCGCCGTGCCCGCGGCGATCTACGCGGCGGGCGCGGCCGGCTTCTTCGCGGTGCCGTACACGATCCTCGTCTACCCGCTGATCTTCACGTTCCTGCCCCGCCTGTGGTCGGTGTCCCACAAGCACGGCTATGTCACCACCTCGGACTTCGTGCGCGGCCGGTTCGGCTCGAAGGGGCTGTCGCTGGCGGTCGCCGTGACCGGCATCCTGGCCACGATGCCGTACATCGCGCTCCAGCTGGTCGGCATCCAGGCCGTGCTCGACGTGATGGGTGTCGGCGGCGGCGAGAACACCAACTGGTTCGTGAAGGACCTGCCGCTGCTGATCGCCTTCGGCGTGCTGGCGGCCTACACCTACTCCTCGGGTCTGCGCGCCCCCGCGCTGATCGCGTTCGTGAAGGACACGCTGATCTACATCGTCATCGCGGTGGCGATCATCTACATCCCGATCAAGCTCGGCGGCTTCGACGACATCTTCGCCAAAGCGGGCGAGGCGTTCAGCCAGACCAACCCGGCGACGGGCAAGCCGCGCGGTGCACTGACCCCGGCCGAACCGGGTCAGTGGACGTACGCGACGCTCGCGCTGGGCTCGGCGCTGGCGCTGTTCATGTACCCGCACTCCATCACCGCGACGCTGTCCTCGCGCAGCCGTGACGTGATCCGCCGCAACACCACGATCCTGCCGCTGTACTCGCTGATGCTGGGCCTGCTCGCCCTGCTGGGCTTCATGGCGATCGCGGCCGGGGTCAAGGTCACCAACGGACAGCTGGCGATCCCGCAGCTGTTCGAGGACATGTTCCCGTCCTGGTTCGCGGGCGTGGCGTTCGCGGCGATCGGCATCGGCGCGCTCGTGCCCGCGGCCATCATGTCGATCGCGGCCGCGAACCTCTTCACCCGCAACATCTACAAGGACTTCATCAAGCCGGACGCGACGCCCAAGGAGGAGACCCGCGTCTCCAAGCTGGTCTCGCTGCTGGTGAAGGTCGGGGCGCTGGTCTTCGTCCTCACCATGGACAAGACGGTGGCCATCAACTTCCAGCTGCTGGGCGGCATCTGGATCCTGCAGACGTTCCCCGCACTGGTCGGCGGCCTGTTCACCCGCTGGTTCCACCGCTGGGCGCTGCTCGCCGGCTGGGCGGTCGGCATGCTCTACGGGACCTTCGCCGCGTACGGGGTCGCCTCCCCGACGCAGAAGCACTTCGGTGGCTCGGCGAAGGAGATCCCGGGCATCGGCGAGATCGGCTACATCGGCCTGACGGCTTTCGTCCTCAACGTGGTCGTCACGGTGGTCCTGACCTTCGTCCTGAAGGCCGCCAAGGCCCCCGACGGCGTCGACGAGACGAAGCCGTCGGACTACACGGCGGACGCGGGCGACCCGGGCGTGGCGGTGGAGCTGCCCCCGGCGACGGCGGGCACTGCTCACTAG
- a CDS encoding DUF3311 domain-containing protein codes for MSETPEVTKGPVVTPLRVAIGLCLFAPFVAMLWVGSYAKVDPAFIGIPFFYWYQMLWVLISTVLTVVAYKLWQLDQRGRAGSSSAKGGASR; via the coding sequence ATGTCAGAGACCCCGGAAGTGACCAAGGGGCCGGTGGTGACGCCGTTGCGCGTCGCCATCGGCCTCTGTCTGTTCGCGCCCTTCGTGGCGATGCTGTGGGTGGGTTCGTACGCGAAGGTGGATCCGGCGTTCATCGGGATCCCGTTCTTCTACTGGTACCAGATGCTGTGGGTGCTGATCTCCACCGTGCTCACGGTCGTCGCGTACAAGCTGTGGCAGCTCGACCAGCGCGGCCGGGCGGGCTCCTCCTCCGCGAAGGGCGGTGCGTCGCGGTGA
- a CDS encoding GntR family transcriptional regulator, with protein sequence MSTDVSSAANEGGTTVRTARVPKYYRLKKHLLDMTQTQSPGTPVPPERTLAAEFDTSRTTVRQALQELVVEGRLERIQGKGTFVAKPKVSQALQLTSYTEDMRAQGLEPTSQLLDVGYITADDRLAGLLDITAGGRVLRIERLRMANGEPMAIETTHLSAKRFPALRRSLAKYTSLYTALAEVYDVRLAEAEETIETSLATPREAGLLGTDVGLPMLMLSRHSLDRTGLPVEWVRSVYRGDRYKFVARLKRPAE encoded by the coding sequence ATGAGCACCGACGTCAGCAGTGCGGCGAACGAGGGTGGGACGACCGTCCGTACCGCGCGCGTGCCCAAGTACTACCGGCTGAAGAAGCACCTGCTCGACATGACGCAGACCCAGTCGCCGGGCACCCCGGTCCCGCCGGAGCGCACGCTGGCGGCCGAGTTCGACACCTCCCGCACGACCGTCCGCCAGGCGCTGCAGGAACTCGTCGTGGAGGGCCGGCTCGAGCGCATCCAGGGCAAGGGCACCTTCGTCGCCAAGCCGAAGGTCTCCCAGGCGCTCCAGCTCACCTCGTACACCGAGGACATGCGCGCCCAGGGCCTCGAGCCGACCTCGCAGTTGCTGGACGTCGGCTACATCACCGCGGACGACCGCCTCGCCGGGCTGCTCGACATCACGGCCGGCGGGCGGGTGCTGCGCATCGAGCGGCTGCGGATGGCCAACGGCGAGCCGATGGCCATCGAGACGACCCATCTGTCGGCTAAGCGCTTCCCGGCCCTGCGCCGGTCGCTGGCGAAGTACACCTCGCTGTACACCGCCCTCGCCGAGGTGTACGACGTCCGTCTCGCCGAGGCCGAGGAGACCATCGAGACCTCGCTGGCCACGCCGCGCGAGGCGGGCCTGCTCGGCACCGACGTGGGGCTGCCGATGCTGATGCTGTCCCGCCACTCGCTGGACCGCACGGGGCTGCCGGTGGAGTGGGTGCGGTCGGTGTACCGGGGGGACCGGTACAAGTTCGTGGCGCGGCTGAAGCGGCCCGCCGAGTAG
- a CDS encoding extracellular solute-binding protein yields MKRKLIAAIGIAGMMVSIAACGDDSGSGDSKGTDAKELTVWLTVDAQNNWPQLVKAADAAVQKAHPGVKINHEYYGWPDKNAKLDAVLATDKAPDVVEMGNTEMLGYMVKGAFAPLDAGTFDNSSAWLDGLKASVTYDGKTYGVPYYAGGRVANWRKDVFAAAGVTSTPKTYAELTAALDKVQKKEGDKFSAWFQPSRDWYAAMSFVYDAGGSIAKEDGGRWKAALSSPESLKGLNEFKKVLDSYMHGDKTKDESDRYIVYGQGKSGMIFAPAWEGATAAAKENDKTGKLAGNVENFVMPGPSGKNLPVFLGGSDLAVPVKSDAQGLAAEWINAFTGPAGQKGLIAKGNLPNNKTDLATLKNDPATAVPATAAESNWFVPMAPGWGQVEKAQVLQTMLQSIGTGKKTVEAAAKDADAAIDKVINTK; encoded by the coding sequence GTGAAGCGCAAGCTGATAGCCGCGATCGGTATCGCGGGCATGATGGTCTCCATCGCGGCGTGCGGGGACGACAGCGGGAGTGGGGACTCGAAGGGCACCGACGCCAAGGAGCTGACCGTCTGGCTCACCGTCGACGCGCAGAACAACTGGCCCCAGCTGGTGAAGGCCGCCGACGCGGCGGTGCAGAAGGCGCACCCCGGCGTCAAGATCAACCACGAGTACTACGGCTGGCCGGACAAGAACGCCAAGCTGGACGCCGTCCTCGCCACCGACAAGGCCCCCGACGTCGTCGAGATGGGCAACACCGAGATGCTCGGCTACATGGTCAAGGGCGCCTTCGCCCCCCTCGACGCGGGCACGTTCGACAACTCCTCCGCCTGGCTCGACGGCCTCAAGGCCTCGGTGACCTACGACGGCAAGACCTACGGCGTGCCGTACTACGCCGGCGGCCGCGTCGCCAACTGGCGCAAGGACGTCTTCGCCGCCGCCGGGGTGACGTCCACCCCGAAGACGTACGCGGAGCTCACCGCGGCCCTCGACAAGGTGCAGAAGAAGGAGGGCGACAAGTTCTCCGCCTGGTTCCAGCCCAGCCGTGACTGGTACGCGGCCATGTCCTTCGTCTACGACGCCGGCGGCTCCATCGCCAAGGAGGACGGCGGCCGGTGGAAGGCCGCCCTGTCCTCGCCGGAGTCCCTCAAGGGCCTCAACGAGTTCAAGAAGGTCCTCGACTCGTACATGCACGGCGACAAGACCAAGGACGAGTCCGACCGCTACATCGTCTACGGCCAGGGCAAGTCCGGCATGATCTTCGCCCCCGCCTGGGAGGGCGCGACCGCCGCCGCCAAGGAGAACGACAAGACCGGCAAGCTCGCCGGCAACGTCGAGAACTTCGTGATGCCCGGCCCGTCCGGCAAGAACCTCCCCGTCTTCCTCGGCGGTTCCGACCTCGCCGTCCCGGTGAAGTCCGACGCGCAGGGCCTCGCCGCCGAGTGGATCAACGCCTTCACCGGTCCCGCCGGACAGAAGGGCCTGATCGCCAAGGGCAACCTGCCCAACAACAAGACCGACCTCGCCACCCTCAAGAACGACCCGGCGACGGCGGTCCCGGCCACCGCGGCCGAGTCCAACTGGTTCGTCCCGATGGCCCCCGGCTGGGGCCAGGTCGAGAAGGCCCAGGTGCTCCAGACCATGCTCCAGAGCATCGGCACCGGCAAGAAGACGGTCGAGGCCGCCGCGAAGGACGCGGACGCCGCGATCGACAAGGTCATCAACACCAAGTGA
- a CDS encoding carbohydrate ABC transporter permease: MSAADTTTPAKAPPRRPSPPPPAPPGGPRTKRASAGTPWLLLAPCLLVLALVMGYPLVRLVTLSFQKFGQSQLWGFQPAESVGFDNFAGVLGDGEFWQVVLRTIVFAAGCVTLTMVLGMMIALLLQRVSGWVKTLVNIALVASWGMPVIVATTVFKWLFDSDYGILNAVLSRLPGVELIGHNWFASGPQGLAVIMLLVIWGAVPFVVITLSAGLTQVPAELEEAARLDGAGAWGVFRYVTLPVLKPIVVMLTTLSVIWDMGVFPQVFVMRNGHPEAEFQLLTTYSYDRAFVVNDYGQGSAIALITVLLLLGVVAVYMRQMLKIGEVE; encoded by the coding sequence ATGAGTGCCGCAGACACGACCACCCCTGCCAAGGCGCCGCCGCGGCGGCCGTCACCGCCACCACCCGCGCCGCCGGGCGGACCGCGGACGAAACGCGCGTCCGCCGGAACCCCCTGGCTGCTCCTCGCACCCTGCCTGCTGGTGCTCGCCCTGGTGATGGGCTATCCGCTGGTCCGGCTCGTCACCCTCTCCTTCCAGAAGTTCGGGCAGTCCCAGCTGTGGGGCTTCCAGCCCGCCGAGTCGGTCGGGTTCGACAACTTCGCCGGCGTGCTGGGCGACGGCGAGTTCTGGCAGGTCGTCCTGCGCACGATTGTCTTCGCGGCCGGCTGCGTGACCCTCACGATGGTCCTCGGCATGATGATCGCGCTGCTTCTCCAGCGGGTCTCCGGCTGGGTGAAGACCCTCGTCAACATCGCGCTCGTGGCGAGTTGGGGCATGCCGGTCATCGTCGCCACCACCGTCTTCAAGTGGCTGTTCGACTCCGACTACGGCATCCTCAACGCCGTCCTCAGCAGACTGCCCGGCGTCGAACTGATCGGCCACAACTGGTTCGCGAGCGGACCGCAGGGCCTCGCGGTGATCATGCTGCTGGTGATCTGGGGCGCGGTGCCCTTCGTGGTGATCACCCTCAGCGCCGGCCTCACCCAGGTGCCCGCCGAGCTGGAGGAGGCCGCCCGCCTCGACGGCGCCGGCGCCTGGGGCGTCTTCCGGTACGTCACCCTGCCCGTCCTCAAGCCGATCGTCGTGATGCTCACGACCCTGTCGGTCATCTGGGACATGGGTGTCTTCCCCCAGGTCTTCGTCATGCGCAACGGCCACCCCGAGGCCGAGTTCCAGCTCCTGACGACGTACTCCTACGACCGCGCCTTCGTCGTCAACGACTACGGCCAGGGCTCGGCCATCGCGCTGATCACCGTACTGCTGCTGCTCGGGGTGGTCGCCGTCTACATGCGCCAGATGCTGAAGATCGGAGAGGTGGAATGA
- a CDS encoding carbohydrate ABC transporter permease, which translates to MTSVRTLAAPRRTSRLGWNLLGLLVFAVAGFPVYWMLTTAFKPAKDAIDPDPSLLPTHLTLDNFSRALHIADFWGPVGRSLLVSLAVVAIGVVVGMLAALAISRFAFRGRKIVIVGILAVQMVPLVAMIIPVFLLLNDLDQYDKLSGLIITYLTFILPFTVWTLRGFIVNIPKELEEAAMVDGCTRTGAFVRVVFPLLAPGMVATSVYGFIQAWNEYLYALMLLSQNNQTATVWLSNFSTKHGTEYAPMMAGATMMALPIVALFLLVQRKMAAGLTAGAVKG; encoded by the coding sequence ATGACCAGCGTGCGCACCCTCGCCGCGCCGCGCCGGACGTCACGGCTCGGCTGGAACCTCCTCGGCCTGCTGGTCTTCGCCGTCGCCGGCTTCCCCGTCTACTGGATGCTCACCACGGCGTTCAAGCCGGCGAAGGACGCGATCGACCCGGACCCCAGCCTGCTGCCGACGCACCTGACCCTCGACAACTTCAGCCGCGCGCTGCACATCGCCGACTTCTGGGGGCCGGTGGGCCGCAGCCTGCTCGTCTCCCTGGCGGTCGTCGCGATCGGCGTCGTCGTGGGCATGCTGGCCGCGCTCGCCATCTCCCGGTTCGCCTTCCGCGGCCGCAAGATCGTCATCGTCGGCATCCTTGCGGTGCAGATGGTCCCGCTCGTTGCCATGATCATCCCGGTCTTCCTGCTGCTGAACGACCTGGACCAGTACGACAAGCTCTCCGGCCTGATCATCACGTACCTGACCTTCATCCTCCCGTTCACGGTGTGGACCCTGCGCGGCTTCATCGTCAACATCCCCAAGGAGCTGGAGGAGGCGGCGATGGTCGACGGCTGCACCCGCACCGGCGCCTTCGTCCGCGTCGTCTTCCCGCTGCTGGCCCCCGGCATGGTCGCCACCTCGGTCTACGGCTTCATCCAGGCCTGGAACGAGTACCTGTACGCCCTGATGCTGCTCAGCCAGAACAACCAGACGGCGACCGTGTGGCTCAGCAACTTCTCCACCAAGCACGGCACCGAGTACGCCCCGATGATGGCCGGCGCCACCATGATGGCGCTGCCGATCGTCGCCCTCTTCCTCCTCGTCCAGCGCAAGATGGCCGCGGGGCTGACCGCGGGCGCCGTGAAGGGATGA